A genome region from Euphorbia lathyris chromosome 4, ddEupLath1.1, whole genome shotgun sequence includes the following:
- the LOC136225665 gene encoding acyl-CoA--sterol O-acyltransferase 1-like, with product MTAFFIAWLANFKLLLYAFGLGPLSSHPSISLIRFLLLACFPIKIQQNPSQKSHLYPQNEENPSQKSHPNGKNEETPSQNSQNKKYPIPHKCEKSSFPNYAVIKFILLVILIRVYNYREFIHPKAILVLYSLHIYIFLELGFAILAILARAVLGFELEPQFNEPYRSASLQDFWGKRWNLMVTSILRPTVYEPLLRTVSPIIGRRWAPLPAIMGTFVVSAIMHELIFYYLGRVKPTWEISFFFLLHGVCLVVEVALKKVVNGRWWFPVWISAPLTVGFVLVTCFWMFFPTFLRCKADLRALDEYVVVAAFVKEWWTKFFWLRIWD from the coding sequence ATGACAGCTTTCTTCATTGCTTGGCTTGCAAATTTCAAGCTCTTACTTTATGCATTTGGTCTTGGTCCTTTATCATCTCACCCTTCAATTTCTTTAATCCGATTTCTCCTTCTTGCTTGTTTCCCCATCAAAATTCAACAAAACCCATCTCAAAAATCTCATCTTTATCCCCAAAATGAAGAAAACCCATCTCAGAAATCTCATCCAAATGGCAAAAATGAAGAAACCCCATCTCAAAAtagtcaaaataaaaaatacccaATTCCTCATAAATGTGAAAAGTCATCTTTTCCAAATTATGCGGTCATAAAGTTCATACTTTTGGTTATATTGATTCGTGTCTATAATTATAGAGAATTTATACACCCAAAGGCAATTCTAGTCCTATATTCTcttcatatatacatttttcTAGAATTGGGTTTCGCCATTTTGGCCATCCTGGCTCGAGCCGTTCTGGGTTTTGAGCTCGAGCCACAGTTCAACGAGCCGTACAGATCAGCTTCGCTCCAAGATTTCTGGGGAAAAAGATGGAACCTCATGGTCACGAGTATTCTACGTCCGACTGTATACGAACCTCTCCTGAGAACAGTTTCTCCAATTATTGGTCGGCGGTGGGCTCCACTTCCAGCAATTATGGGGACATTTGTGGTGTCAGCTATTATGCACGAGCTTATTTTCTACTACTTGGGGCGCGTGAAGCCCACTTGGGAaatcagcttcttcttcttgcttCACGGAGTGTGTTTAGTGGTTGAGGTGGCTTTGAAGAAGGTAGTTAACGGCCGGTGGTGGTTTCCGGTGTGGATATCTGCGCCGTTGACTGTTGGATTTGTGTTGGTTACTTGTTTTTGGATGTTCTTTCCGACTTTTCTACGATGTAAAGCTGATCTTAGAGCGCTTGATGAGTACGTTGTCGTAGCTGCTTTTGTGAAAGAATGGTGGACTAAGTTTTTTTGGCTTAGGATTTGGGATTAA
- the LOC136226958 gene encoding acyl-CoA--sterol O-acyltransferase 1-like, which yields MELEGEFLNFIKVWILIFLSLSYCYSIGKIIPKGSTRLFFLLPIICLFVLLPLNLHSINLGGMTGFFISWLANFKLLLYAFGLGPLSSHPSISLIRFLLLSCFPIKIQQNPSQKSHLNAQNEENPIQKSHPNGKNEETPSQNSQSKKYPIPQKCQKSSFPNYVVIKFILLFILIRVYNYREFIHPKAILVLYSLHIYIFLELGFAILAILARAVLGFELEPQFNEPYRSTSLQDFWGKRWNIMVTSILRPTVYEPLLRTVSPTIGRRWAQLTAIMGTFVVSAVMHELIFYYLGRVKPTWEISFFFLLHGVCLVVEVFLKKVVNGRWRFPMYISRPLTVGFVLVTCFWMFFPTFLRCKADLRALDEYVVVAAFVKEWLSSFVFL from the coding sequence ATGGAATTAGAGGGAGAATTTCTCAACTTCATCAAGGTATGGATATTGATTTTTCTATCTCTATCTTACTGCTATTCAATTGGAAAGATAATCCCAAAAGGTTCAACAAGGTTGTTTTTCTTATTACCAATTATTTGCCTATttgttcttcttcctctcaaTCTTCATTCCATAAATCTTGGAGGTATGACAGGTTTCTTCATTTCTTGGCTTGCAAATTTCAAGCTCTTACTTTATGCATTTGGTCTTGGTCCTTTATCATCTCACCCTTCAATTTCTTTAATCCGATTTCTGCTTCTTTCTTGTTTCCCTATCAAAATTCAACAAAACCCATCTCAAAAATCTCATCTTAATGCCCAAAATGAAGAAAACCCAATTCAAAAATCTCATCCAAATGGCAAAAATGAAGAAACCCCATCTCAAAATAGCCAAAGTAAAAAATACCCAATTCCTCAAAAATGTCAAAAGTCATCTTTTCCAAATTATGTCGTCATAAAGTTCATACTTTTGTTTATATTGATTCGTGTGTATAATTATAGAGAGTTTATACACCCAAAGGCAATTCTGGTCTTATATTCTcttcatatatacatttttcTAGAATTGGGTTTCGCCATTTTGGCCATCCTGGCTCGAGCCGTCCTGGGTTTTGAGCTCGAGCCACAATTCAACGAGCCGTACAGATCAACTTCGCTACAAGATTTCTGGGGAAAAAGATGGAACATCATGGTCACAAGTATTCTACGTCCGACTGTATACGAACCTCTCCTGAGAACAGTTTCTCCAACTATTGGTCGCCGGTGGGCTCAACTTACAGCAATTATGGGGACCTTTGTGGTGTCGGCGGTTATGCACGAGCTTATCTTCTATTACTTGGGGCGCGTGAAGCCCACGTGGGAAATCAGCTTCTTCTTTTTGCTTCACGGAGTGTGTTTAGTGGTTGAGGTGTTTTTGAAGAAGGTAGTTAACGGCCGGTGGCGGTTTCCGATGTATATATCGAGGCCATTGACTGTTGGGTTTGTGTTGGTTACTTGTTTTTGGATGTTCTTTCCGACTTTTCTACGGTGTAAAGCTGATCTTAGAGCGCTTGATGAGTACGTTGTTGTAGCTGCGTTTGTTAAAGAATGGTTGTcaagttttgtttttttatga
- the LOC136226677 gene encoding endo-1,4-beta-xylanase 5-like, whose amino-acid sequence MFCCAKMWNSPSTTARAYVWLLFCTFLSSGHGINALSYDYSATTECLKEPQKAQYGGGILKNAEFSDSLEGWDVFGKAEISEGFSKDGRNRYIITHSRTNSLDSISQKVQFQQGNLYTFSAWIQTNNGSENVAVIIRYENGKIYRRGRVTAKDGCWSFLKAGFFANFSTLVDILFESNNTKVEIWVDNVSLQPFTMEEWTSHHHQIIHKERKSKVKFQVTDANRNAIKDAELSIEQTETSFPFGCGMNHYILENKDYQKWFSSRFKYTTFTNEMKWYSTEKKRGHENYTISDAMVKFAQHNNICIRGHNIFWDDPKYQPDWVNNLSPDELREAASKRIDSVVSRYSGELIAWDVMNENLHFRFYEDRLGEDASAEYFSRAYEIDPGTRMFMNEYNTIEDCQDEDSSPGRYVSRLKEILSYPGNENVLGGIGVQGHFNYEQPNLAYMRAALDILASTGLPIWLTEVDVDRGPNQAEYLEQVLREGYCHPGVEGIIMFVGPAIAGFNVTTLADRDFKNTPSGDVVDKLIDEWKSQTTQVKSDSQGFVEVSLYHGDYNISVKHPVTSSWTSFSYNLRKDDTLTEIVNLPINV is encoded by the exons ATGTTTTGTTGTGCAAAAATGTGGAATTCTCCATCAACAACAGCCAGAGCATATGTATGGTTGCTGTTCTGCACTTTCCTTTCTTCAG GCCATGGAATTAATGCTCTCTCCTATGACTATTCTGCAACAACTGAG TGCTTGAAAGAGCCCCAAAAAGCACAATAtggaggaggaattctaaaaAATGCAGAATTTAGTGATAGTTTGGAGGGTTGGGATGTGTTTGGTAAAGCAGAAATTTCAGAAGGATTCTCAAAGGATGGAAGAAACAGATATATTATTACACATTCCAGAACTAATTCACTTGATAGTATTTCTCAGAAAGTTCAATTTCAACAAGGAAATCTCTACACTTTTTCTG CATGGATTCAGACCAATAATGGAAGTGAAAATGTAGCAGTTATCATTCGATATGAAAATGGTAAAATATATAGGAGAGGCAGAGTTACAGCAAAAGATGGGTGCTGGTCTTTCCTTAAAGCTGGTTTTTTTGCTAACTTTTCCACTCTGGTTGACATTTTGTTTGAg AGCAATAATACTAAGGTGGAGATATGGGTGGATAATGTCTCGTTACAACCTTTTACCATGGAGGAATGGACATCTCACCATCATCAAATTATTCACAAg GAACGAAAAAGCAAAGTGAAATTTCAAGTGACAGATGCAAACAGAAATGCAATTAAAGATGCAGAATTATCCATAGAACAAACAGAGACAAGTTTCCCATTCGGATGTGGTATGAACCATTACATTCTAGAAAACAAAGATTATCAGAAATGGTTCTCTTCAAGATTCAAGTACACTACTTTCACAAACGAAATGAAATGGTACAGCACCGAGAAGAAACGAGGCCACGAAAATTACACCATTTCAGACGCTATGGTAAAGTTTGCTCAACACAACAACATTTGTATAAGAGGCCACAACATTTTCTGGGATGATCCTAAGTATCAACCGGATTGGGTTAACAATCTTTCACCTGACGAGTTACGAGAGGCTGCTTCGAAGAGGATTGATTCCGTTGTTTCGAGGTATTCAGGGGAGCTAATTGCTTGGGATGTGATGAATGAGAATCTACATTTCAGGTTTTATGAGGATAGGCTTGGGGAAGATGCGTCCGCCGAGTACTTTTCGAGGGCTTATGAGATTGATCCGGGGACGAGAATGTTTATGAATGAGTATAATACGATTGAGGATTGTCAGGACGAGGATTCGAGTCCTGGCAGATATGTGAGTAGGTTGAAGGAGATATTGTCATATCCTGGAAATGAGAATGTGTTGGGGGGAATAGGTGTGCAAGGACATTTTAATTATGAACAGCCAAATCTTGCTTATATGAGAGCTGCTTTGGACATTTTAGCTTCGACAGGATTGCCTATTTGGTTAACTGAAGTAGATGTTGATAGAGGCCCAAATCAG GCAGAGTACTTGGAACAAGTACTAAGAGAAGGGTACTGTCACCCTGGCGTGGAAGGGATTATCATGTTTGTCGGACCGGCAATAGCAGGCTTCAATGTCACAACCTTAGCCGACAGAGATTTCAAGAACACACCTTCCGGAGATGTTGTGGATAAACTTATTGATGAATGGAAATCTCAGACTACACAAGTTAAATCAGACAGTCAAGGATTCGTTGAAGTTTCCTTATATCATGGAGACTACAACATATCTGTTAAACACCCAGTTACTAGTTCTTGGACAAGTTTCAGTTATAATCTCAGAAAAGATGATACATTAACTGAGATTGTTAATCTTCCTATTAATGTCTGA